The DNA segment GCTGGGGAAAGTAGAGCTAGGAGAGTTTGGATTATTATTCAGGGAAATTTATGCCCAAGATGATATAGTGCAATTAATTGACCAAGTGATTACAAAAGGCCCAGACTACACAGCTAGTTGTCATAAATGCAAGCACTTTCAGCAACAAAGCAAcctcaatgaagaaaaaaaagttttgaagcccaCCGGAAACATTACCAATACTCTGTTATCTTTTTAGAAAACTTCCCGAAAATCTCTTTCAATACTGTGCACTGCAGAATAAAGCATGTAAACAAAGTGGCAATGACCAAGAAAAGAAGATTGGAACTATGATACAAAAATGGATGGTACCTGAAATAACTGATCCCCTTTGGAGTACATCATCAATGTTTTGCACCATGATTCGCTGAACATCTTGCAATTCAGAATTTAGACTGCTCAAATTCCTTCTGGCCCTAGAATCCATGTACGACTTCTTTGCCTTCTGAATGTAGGTATCTGGAGGTGGAAAGAAAAAGTATGCATTATGTATAAGCCATTACTGCTGACTAGTTGGCAATAGGCACAAGTATTCAAGCAACAGCTTACCAAACTCAATGAAGCTGTATGGCCTGTTCACAGAATGGACCTTGGAGCCATGCCGTGAGTTGAACTCATTTTGCAGATCTTCAAGGAAAGAAAATGCAAGCCTCTTCGAAAAAGACTTCTCTGTGAGTACGAGATAGCAAACTCCATTCTCAATCATGTAGcttgaaaagaaagaaacaaaataaacatgTAAGCTAGTAAGACGGGGACATTGCTTCTTGGGCAAAACATGAGCACATGATGACTTCTTCGATGACATTTCTAACGCAAGTGCATATTAGGAGCACAGCAGTAAATCCTACTTTATGCACCGCACTGAAAACACACCATGATTGGTGACTAGTGCCAAAGCATCTTGCACTAAACTTCCATGGAAGATCtcacgaaaaaagaaataaaagcataTCCTAATGCTTGATCTACTGACACTGGCACAGAACTTGAAGAAAGCCAATGAAAAGCACACAAGAAGTCACTCTTCCATATCACTCAATCTGCCACAAAAATAGTGTGGGCTCTTTACCAAAAGAACTGTGCGACTgcattgctgctttttttttttacagcactgCATGATGGACTTTCTCCTAGCGTTAACAATGCTGGAGGCATCATAGCACACTGCAACCAAAAACTACTGCAAAAACTACCGCAAAACTACTACAGGTGGAGCCTAAGCCTGTGGTCTGGAACTCGGGCACTCTTGAGGACGTGCCATCTGCGGTCATGTCATCCACAAGAGTACTTTTGGGGAAAGTCAAAACAtctggtatttttttgtttaatcTAATTTGTTGCAAATCTTCTGACCAAACACCGAAACATTATATTCCTCGAAGCATTCAAGTAGTGCAAAACTGTAGCTATGTACCCAGCTGCATCTCTTGCGTGGTTGCTTTTTCAGTAATCAGGGCTTTCAATGCAGAGTGTGCACATTTTAAGTGCAGACAATGGATACAACCTTGGAGCAGGATCTAATGCTCTTTGATTATTTGAAAAACTTGCTAGACAGTTGCATGCCTTATCAAGAAGATCTCCCATACTGTAAGGGTAGAAttcaaagcgcaaaaaaaaaacagggacacagaaagacgacaccacagagcgctctgtgatgtcgtctttctgtgtccctgtctttttttgcgctatgaattctgtccttgaaatgaaccaacatgcccaagtATCTACCCTTCCCATACTGTCCTGTACACTTCAATTCCGAAAAAACTTCTAGAAATTCAAAAATCTTATGCACACAAGCGAATTATGCCTTGTTACTGAGTGCTCCAAACAGCGCCTAAGAGTGCCTCAACATacaaaaaactaaagaaaacacaGTCCTTCAACGTAAACTGCAGCAGCACACAATGATGCAAATATAAGGAACCAGGAGCTTGACCGTATTTCCACGCCGATGCAACTGAATCATAGTAACGCATTCCATTTTATTTGCTTCACACTTGTGTCGCAGCACTTCACGTATGTTTCGTTGCTCTTGgttaataaaaaaaagcaaacaacatTAATCTTGAGACATTTGATTTCAACGGTGCAGTTCTGAAGCATAACTAGCAAGACGTTCAGTGCCAAGTCTGTCATCACCACTGTAAACTAGGTGTATGAAGGCTCTCGTGCAAAATGTGGCCAGCTTCCATTAAGCAAGCTTTACTACTGCAATGAAATTTATAGGCGCTAACTTTACAAGCACAGAGAAAAAAGGACACAGGAGACGTGTCGTGTCCTTTTTTTCTCTGTGCTTGTGAAATTTGCACCTACAAATTGCATCATGAATAGCCtgcaactagcccagctttctatcCTGTTGAATTTACTATCGCAGACATATATGGTATAAAAAATGATAAAAGAACAGGAGGGTGGCAAGCATAGGTCTTCAACTAAGTTTTCTACCGGATTGAGATCAACATTTCTAGATGCACACAAAGTGCAGGAGAGGTATGCTCTGCCCCAACGTAACTACACTAACTGTGAAGACTATAGGCAGCAAACCCATGAGATCGAAGGACGATGCATAACAGATCTGGAGTATGCATAAGCTCCCATGAATTTGTCAGAAGACATTATTAAAAGGATCTTTGAATCACATATAACAATAGATAGTATACCTGCAATAATAGTATCCCTGCAAAACCAGAGTATGTCTGGTATTCACCGAAAGTAATCAAGCATCAAATTACTTAATAAGTAAAAGATGTTTTAACCCCACTACAGGAGCTTTGTCTTTCCATGATTATTGCCAACCACAAGGATTTCTGTTAAAGCATCAATTTCATTTTATTCAGGTATTCACTAATGAAGAAATATTTCTCGCCTTTATGCCAAAAATTATCCACACAAAACCTAAAGCGAAACAAAGTTTTGCAGATAAAAACGCTAGAAAGCAATGTTGGATATTCTGAAGACAAAAACCAAAACACTGCATTCTGCTAGGAGTTGTAGAGCGCAACTGAAGTGAGCCAAGGGCTCAAATAAAGAGGGAAATGTTGAAATGGAACATGCACTATTTTTTGCAGCCCCTGAAGCAATCAGGCACACTCTTTAGACTTGTCCAAGTTATTTAAAatctacctaacctaacctaatcagCTTTTCACCCGCTGGAGAAAGGAAGAAGTATTAAGAAGGAATGAGGGACTAAATGGTCAAATTTTGAACCACTGCATGGATATTTATAGTTTTCAAGAATGATGTATCCTTATACCATTAGAACATAACCAAAAGTTTAGTATTAAGGCGCAAGGCTTTCTTGGCTGATGAGTGGTGTGGATGGAAGTTATAGACAGAAGCTGTCTGCAAAACTGTCCACACGAACTCTCAATGATAAGTTGTATGGTaactaaaataaaatataaaagtttATTTAAGCAACAGTTGGTAAGGAACATACATGTAATTATAGTAGTGATAGTGAGTAAATAGATTAGATAGTAAAAAATGGTGATAATGATAGCTACCTGTTAGTGACAGTTAGTGCTAGAGCTAGATTGTGGTAGTGATGGTTGTGATGATAGCTGCCAATAGTGATAATGATAACTACTGATAGTAAGTTAGCCTGACAGATTGATAGTGATAGTGCTGGAGATAATGATAATGACAGTGATGATGGTAGTTATATTGATAGTGATAGCAATGGGAAAAATAAtatattaaaacaaaaataaaaacaaagaaaacaaaaatagataagaaaaaaaagaaaaatggagggagacAGAGAGcagcgggagcatatacaggaacactaacagAGAGGAAAGGGAGAGGCTTTGGCATTTCCACTCTTAAGCAGATTTGAGctcaatcctgtaatttttgtaCCTTGAATAAGACAAAAAAAATACTCATTGCAATGAGCTAGTATGCTATTTTAGGAAAATTATCACTTTAAAAATACTTGTAATTAGTTCACATCTTGGGCACACCTGAGCCCAGGACAGCCCCTCATACAGTACAAGGAGACTGGTGTTTgatgagcacttttttttttaaattcaccacttaaaagcatttatttttttgctgtcactACTGCTTAaagtctactttttttttttttgccataaaaACTCATAGTTTAGCAACAAGTACCGAATCTTGTTCCGCACAAAATTTCGGTACAGAAAGCACTTTCAAAGTATATTTTGGCTATgcccccacttttttttttctccactaaAAGCCCTTTTGCATAGGATTTGTACATATCGCAGCCCCTACAGGAGCCATCGCAGGAGTGGACATATACAAAACATCGTAGATACAGCCAAAACTATCAGACatggcagtaaaaataaaaaaacaccaaAGTGGAAAACAAAGTTGAAAACACAAATTGGGAGCGTGGGAACAGTAAACAGATTATGAATCAGTTATGGCATGCATAAATCTTTCTATTGGGAGGAAATGCACTGGCGGGTGGCGAGAGGGAAGTTATTTGTAATGATTGAGGgcagaagagggtgaaaaatcaCGACGATATTTATTACATATGAAGCGAATGGATTTCCTTTGTATGGCCTCAATTTTCTTAATCTCTGTTACCTTGTAAGGATTCCACACAAAACAACCATGGTCAAGAATTGGACAGATTAGGAATTTATACATTATCATTATACATTCAATGTGATGCTGCTCAGTGGCAACTGCTTAGTTTTTGTCTCTTGTTTTTCTGTATTTCAATCGTGGCATCTTGTTAGCACTTGGAAATCCTGGAGTTAAGTGAAACAGCAAAGATAAGTGGCGTAGACAGCAGTGAAACCAAGTAAAGGCTAGATATTCATCTTTAAATAATGGTCACATGATGTGCTTCCGCTAATCACTTGATTTAGCTTCTATATGTGTGCCAATTACAGCTCGCAAGGCTAATATTATATCGTTTTTACTTGCATTTTTcatgtgtttctgctgcaatctTCACAAAATGCCTGGCTATGCTAGAAGGGGCAAAAACAAACTTCAATATGCCCTTTTGCCACAGCGCTGCACTCTGGAAACAATGTTTTGAGGCAGTGCCGGCGACACCTCTTGCAACACCTTCACAGGAAAAAACTTCATCTCCTATATTTTTACTACACAGATCATGACCAAAGTTGGAAGATAGGTTACTTATTAGTTTATGCTTATGTGAGCCtccttgtgttttctttttaataaaaATGACAAAGTTCCACATCATAAaaagtaactagaaatggcataATTTCTATGAGTATATTATCATTCTGAACACTGCACCCAAAATCTGAAGGAAGTGCACAAAATCCCAGAGGAGAACAAATCTGCAGCCACTAGCATGAGCTAATAATGACAACAGCTGCTGCAAGAGCACTGCCATGTGCATTTCTGACTTTGTACACTATATTAAAAGTAAACACAAAACTGTTTCCTGGGTTCCTTTGCTTCATGCCAAGGTAGCTGATGAGATGAATTTCAGATGCAGCTAACAACATTTGATAAGGTCACACTGCCAAGCTCACTGACCACACTCTCTGAAAATTCCAGTAAAATCAACACGAGATATGAAGAACCCTGTGCACAGAATTGTCTTTCAGGTGGTCAGAATAAATCTGGAGAACTGTACTATACTGTGCCTAATAGCCTTTTATCTAGAAAAATTCATTAATACTGGAAGCCTGACATGCCTGTATATGTGGGTGTGTGTATTCTCAAGACGTCACTAATGCCAAGCACATTGCTTCAGCGCGAGATGCGGTACCAGTTGCAAGCACCGGCTGTGCACTTTATAATCACTCTTGCTCCAACCCTGTGCCCCATTTCAGTTTCAGGCGGCCCCAGAATAATTATTAATAAAAGCACCAACACTTGGCAGCCATAGCAGTAAAATGGTGAACCCTGCCATCAACTAAACACACTGACACTTCCAGTTCTGTACTTTATGGCCTTTTCTGCACCTTGTCGATACTTTTATGACACGAGtctgcactaaaaaaaaattacttatttGTAAGCTATGTTGCTGACTATTCACACCAGAGTCCTTGAAAGCCTGCAATGCAAATTAATTGCTTTTACAGCCCCTCTGCATAAACCGATGACTAAAAATCAACAATAATAAAGTTAAGTTGGCACCTATTCCAATTATTTTTTATTAAAGGCAAGGTCAAAGGGTTGTCATCAAACTACCTCTACACAAAAGAGAAACTAGTTGGTGGTAATGAGTGTGTACACAGCTTTTATATTTTGCATGTTTCAATTATAGTTTTAAGTGGAAAGTTACTTAGCTGACTGCCTAATGCCTATGCacctaggcaaaaaaaaaaaaaaagacatttgccTGTCAAGGCTTATCTAGACATCGCAAAAGGGTGTTTTTCATTGGCTCTCTTCAGTGAACTATTCAAAACAATGAAATACAGCATAAGAAGACTACATTATGGTGTTCATCCAATTAACTGCAGAAGAaccgaaaactgagctagttggtgcatcattTTTACCTCTTCATCCAATGAGTGCTGCACACAGATCAAGCTTCTAAAGTAACTAAATGGTTTAAACTGCCCCATGGCTAGTTGGCACTGAAATCTCAGAGAACACATTCCATACTCTGTTCTACAAGATCCATTTTGGCTAAGGCACTGGCCCAGCTTGACCAGAGACTAATTAGGCTATTTCCTGTATGAGAGTATGGCAAACATACAGACAGTGTTTGTCAGTCACATGTTAACAAAAATTATTTAATTGTAAATTATGGAAGCAACACACAGACTATGAGGTACACCCGGAGGGCTCTGAATTAATTTAATTGACTACCTAGGTATCtcttaacttgcactgatatcaCAGTCAGTCATGTGCAGGACACATTCAGCTTTCGTAGGTATGCCCCCCCCAGGTGCATATCTTTATTTTCTACCCAcccaagcctatgttggcctagCCTAGCAACGATACAAATTTCATATtggcaaaaaaatataaaagaaaggCTTCAACTTGTGCCATTAATAAAAATGAACAGGTATGTCTGACATACCTGACATGTCTGACATAAGTGGTGCGGAACCAAGCGAGCAGCTTACAGACAACACAATTTCTGCTTCTGTGCCAGGATGCAATGTTCACCTTTGAACAGCAAATGTTAGTTTAACAGTTTAGTGCATATAACTTATTTTGCGTTGCTTAAGCACAGATGTGCACAAGTGAGGCACAAACAACCAAATGCAAGACTTCCGGCTACACGCCTTCGCACTGAGCGGTCATTCCTCAAATTCAAATTTACCGACTGTCATTTTTCCCACAGCCCAGGGCAGACAATGAGTTGCGGTAGTGATGTTTTTATTTCGCATTGCCCTGGAAGATAGTCTCATTTTCATCGCAACTGCAGGTTCTTGAATGAAATTCGTTCTATGAATGACTTCAAACAGGGACAACTGTAACGTGAAAATCGGTGAAAAGACTGGACTCACTGAAAATTGTACGGTCCTGTTTCAATGGTTGATCGTGAAAACGACTGATTATTTAGCTTCTTGAATAGCATCTTTGCCTGGTTCTGGTATTCCGTATATCCTACGCCATGTTGCTGAAAAGCAAAAAGGCAGCGTAGATCGCAGCCAGGTGAATTGAACAGTAACAAAAAAAATCGCGACAAGTTTTCACGAGCAATTTCACACTAAACACACGGTGAAACGCTGACAACAAACACAGTCTCGTTTTCACTGACGAAAGCAGTGCATTACTTAGCTTATTCCCTTCTCCATCACACTTTCAAGAAACTGCTACAAACTCCAAATGAAAAAGCCAGAAATAATAAACTGTGCATGAAGGCAGATAACTCAGTTCATGTAAATAGGCTGGTGCAAAACATGACATATGCAAAAATACCAAGGAAAGTACAGCTTTTTAACGACAGCAGTACTGACACGCATACCTGCTGATCATCTTGTACAGACGCAGACAGAGGCAACCCATCGGTTACTCTGGCAATCATCGTCATAAGCACCATGTTGAAGCGATCGGCAACCGAAGGAATCGCGTAAAATGAGAATGGCTCCTGTAAGACACAAGGAAAGTTTCGTTACGCGACGAACATTTCTACTAACTCTGCCGGCAGTGACGCGCCCGCAGATGAATAGATGACGTGTCACCGCGGTGGCCAGACTCCTGAAAAGCATCCGGCCAAAACATGCGTTATCAAGTCCATTCCAGCCATCTCTCTTCGATCtggctgcactcgctgcactagTTCCTTTAAGTTCCGCGGCGGTGCCGCCagcgtgcagcgtcagttcaagtgcagcttggaaCTGGATGCTTGCAAAACGAATGGTGgggtgcaggcctggtcgtctgctagccttggcgtcgctacCAAACACCGAATTACAGGTAGTTTAgcagaacttcttgttgggctagttggtgcattgctttgaagaaccacgttgcgcattcaaaagagagaAACACAGGAAatttgcgctctttccgtcttcttggctttttcctgtgtttctctcttttgaatgcgcaacgtggttttTCAAACCAAATTACAGCCAACTGCTTGCCACCAACATCAGCAGGCGCCAAAATCCCGAGCCACGTGagtaattttcaagcagcaaatcgcactGAAGTGTCGCCATGAACCAGCCTCAAGAAATagtttcatagaaaaaaaaagttgcgtgtACGCGCGCAGACGATTTGCGAATATGCACTGAAATGCTGCTTATGAGGCTCggcttgaccgcttaggtttgcAATTATGATGCCATGAACAGTTCCTCAGCTCCCCCTTTCAAGAAAGAATTAACTGTCATCGTCTGCTGTCATATCTTCTTTGCTTCTCTGAGCTacacatgggcgccgccatattgctgcactacagctgcacTTCCACTTGAAAGCAAGCTATACAAGAACTCGTGTTGCACTATGTtggcacttaataataataataataataattggttttggggggaaaggaaatggcgcagtatctgtctcatatatcgttggacacctgaaccgcgccgtaagggaagggagggagtgaaagaagaaaggaagatagaggtgccgtaggaataatttcgaccacctggggatctttaacgtgcactgacatcgcacagcagacgggcgcctgtcagtgcacgttaaagatccccaggtggtcgaaattattccggagccctccactacggcacctctatcttcctttcttctttcactccctcctttacccttcccttacggcgcggttcaggtggcacTTATGCAGAACGAAGACGGAGGTGCAGCGGGCGCgcgctgcactggcaaaacgaaTACGAAAGTCTTgcactccttgaactggtgcTGTAAGTGCAGACAAATCGAAGAGGCCTCATAAGTGGGTCACAGCAAGTGGAGCAAGTGCACTGTTTTCCTCCTTTGTGCAGACGGTTTGTCCGATACACCTGCACGGAGAATGCATTGTCTTTGGGGCCTGCATCTGTCTGCCCGCAATGGCCTGTCCTCGATATAGTCTGCCGTCTTGCAAGGACAACGCCGTGCATCACTTCACGGCCGAATTAACACGCAAAATAGCACCGAGCAAGAACTAGACCCGGGATGCGCACGTTAACTTCAGAGCATCAGGCTCATTGTACACGCAAAAAGAAATAAGAGAATATCCCCGTGCGGAACGCCGCAGTGCGCGATCTTACTGCTGCGCATTAGCTCTAGCAATTAAGCTGAACCGAGACGCACACTGTATGCAACGAAGGAAAACACGGAAAGCGTCATTATAGTTACGCCCGGCCTGCGCCGAGTTGGACAGATGCTCGCAGCGACCCGTGGAGTCAAACCGCGAAGGCCAGCTTGCTGCACGCCGTGGTCAGACTTATTTAACGTCCTCTCTCCACCTCAGTGGAGCACAAAATTGATGAACGTTCTTTTGAGGCCATTGTAAACTTTCCAGTCATCAAAGAGACAAGTACGGAACCGGGCATTGCATAGGGTCGTTTTATTGGACAAAAGTAGCACACTTCGTCTGAAATAGAGGTAGAGTTCACTCTACCTGAACCAAAATGCAGTCTTTTTCCGGGACGTTCCATTCAAGCCCATTAATTGCATTAATTCGCGGCTGCTTGTCAGCGCTTAAGGCCGAGCAGCGCCCCGCTCTTTGCAGCTCTCTTTGCTTTGCAGGACTCTTGACATCATGACAAAAAAGGCTCCATGGCCATATATGAAATGAAAGAGAAGATTATTTAGAAGGTTAGGCGGtgtaagaaaagaacaaaaacaccACGGCTCGGCGACTGCCCTTAGCCAAACATTGTTTTTGGTCGATAACTTATTGCTTACTCTACCTAAATGTATGCAAGAAAATTAcatatttggaaaaaaattgttttctttttaattaattAATGCAATAAACGTCTTGCGAAAATACGCTCCTGCTGCTAGCGTCCTCTATTAAAAAACCTTCGGCTATTCTttcgttgcattttttttttatgcaggcaTAGATCATGAGGAGGTGTGTTGAGATGTAAACACTTTGTTGGTGTAGTGGTGTTATCCTGATGCGCTGTGCAACATCTGAAGCACGTGATAATATTCATGTTATTAT comes from the Amblyomma americanum isolate KBUSLIRL-KWMA chromosome 1, ASM5285725v1, whole genome shotgun sequence genome and includes:
- the Sec22 gene encoding vesicle-trafficking protein SEC22, whose translation is MVLMTMIARVTDGLPLSASVQDDQQQHGVGYTEYQNQAKMLFKKLNNQSFSRSTIETGPYNFHYMIENGVCYLVLTEKSFSKRLAFSFLEDLQNEFNSRHGSKVHSVNRPYSFIEFDTYIQKAKKSYMDSRARRNLSSLNSELQDVQRIMVQNIDDVLQRGSVISELDSKASNLSLLSQKYKKDARYLNLRSTYAKIAAVSVIVFVAFLYFYIF